Within Quercus lobata isolate SW786 chromosome 5, ValleyOak3.0 Primary Assembly, whole genome shotgun sequence, the genomic segment AAGATTTCCCTAATTTAAATGccatttgtgatttttttgttttttgtgatgCACTTGAAGCATAGAGTTTCTTTATTCAAAAATTGATAGTTGATACTAGCTTAATATTTCTTCTTATTATACTCTATGGGTTTTGTTTTCCCTTTActacacaaacacaaacaaaattccaatatgttttttatttatgtagtTATCccagattttttaaaatttgggttgCCAAACATAGGTGTATATGATTTAGACTCAAACCTTAAATAACTACCATTTGTTGTGATAAGATTGTATAGAAATTATTCACCATAAATGTGTATTATCCATACTTCTAAGAGGATTGGCTCTGTTCCTTCTATGCCTACTTAGATAAAGTGGATGTGGTTTTGTAAGGTGCCACTAGGTGCCATCATCAGAGGTTCATTTGAGACCAATTGTGAGAATTTGTGGtataacaaaatttgaaaataattatattgaaaGTTAACACAAATCTATCTTTTAGATTTATTGGTTGAAGAGcaatttcttcaaaattggTTGGCACCGATAAGCAAGAGTTCAATGCAGATGTTGGTCATTTTGGAGTAGGAATTTGTCATGATATATGCTTCTCTAAAGTTGCTACATTCCTGTCAAGGTAagcaaaatactaaaattttgaactgTTGTAGAGATTATAAACAAAAGAGACATGCCAAATCTGCCTTCAATTAAAACGTCAGGTGTTTAGGAGTTATCTTGCAACTATACAAAGTATTTTCAACCTTTCATTAGGTTATCCCACTTGGAAGAccattttttagttattattacatGTGTTTTGTGAAATTTCATTAGACATGTGATATGTAATATTTAGTCTCGATTCCCACTTTATCTCATCCTATTATAGATTTGCATCTCCTCTATAGGACTCAAATATCACATTGGATTCTTGCTTATCACAAGTGTAGACTATGTTGGTAAGGTATTGCTTGCGTTGCTGAGCTAAGTTCATTTTTTGGAGTTcatgtaattgtatttttttttaaaacttcatcaGTCACAATTCTGCATTGTGTGCTATCCGAACATTTGAGTTAAATAGTCAATATTATCTTGGTTTGAGAAAACCCAAGACCTAATCAGGGTGGCCAAGAGCTTCCTTAGTCTCTGTATTATTAGGTGCACCAAGAGCTTTCATGtccttttatttctatttttgtagGGATCACTATTTTCATTCTTTAGATTGTATTATGAACTTTCATTATTGTTTTAATCATTTTCAGGTGTGGATTTTGAGATTAAGTTGCTCACAATTGGTGGGAGAAGATTGAAGCTTACAATTTGGGACATAGGCAACTGCTggaattattttgaattatagTTTCATTTTAATCTTTGATTAATGATGCTTTTGGAAGTGATAGTTTATGCTAACATGtaatctttctcttctttcaagtTAGTCATTGCTTTTGGTGCATAAATAGATTGTAGAGCTATTAACAATAGCTGAAAGATATGtatatttgatttttagttGGGTGAACTTTTGGATTTTAATAGAAACATTTAACCTTCGGATGTTGAAAAAACAAGAAGGTAAAATGTTctgtaaattttaattttgtgaaactGATCAATGGCAATTTGAAGTGTTAAAAGAGACAACAATATTGACTTCGGCTTGAAACGTACTCAAAATAAACTCAAGGACAGCATATTAGACATGTCTATAGGGGAAAAGTGCTATCTGATGACATCTCCACTAAAAACTGTGAATTGCAACACACTTCTGATTCCAATATGCTATTCATGtccaattttattaaaaacttttgaagAAAGTTCCATTAATGTccctttatatattttaaataataaaatgcaatattctcttttttcttcactgtagcatcacttaaataataaaatgcaatattctctttttttattcattgttttATCTAATGCTATCCTATGTatgataaaccaaaaaaaaaaaaaagaccaatagCATTACTTAGATAATAATATGcaatatatatttgttagatAATAATATgcaatatatatttgttattgttttatttaattctaTCATCCGTGTGATAatcccaaaaaaacaaaaacaaaacaaaattggcCAATAGCATCATTACAATTAACCAGTCCCGTGCGGTAGCACGGGGTTACATACTAGTATCCATTAACGATAGAGCCATTAAATGTCACataatcttttttattaaaaaaaaaaaagttaaaattatgGAGGGTGGGTTGTCTTTCTTTGATTGctgaagggtttttttttttttttttttttttttttaacgaaaattttgattgttgaAGTTGGAAAAGTAAAATTAATAGGTTTTTCGGGTATTGGAAATTTTCGATTGTTTGAGGATCAAACAATTGATGGAGCTGGCATATGTTCTCTTTTAAGGAGAAGGTgaagttatttattattatttttttgaacaatTATTGTAGAATCAACTAAATGTTTTTCTTccgatcaaaataaaataaatggttttctttcttgtttcaaGCAATTACtgcataaattcataatttattcATTGGTGTTAATTGTTAGTAACTTAACCCAAAACAAtatacaattaattttttgttctttgtttgcatatattgaaatttaatgaaatattattgACTATTAGTTATGTCTATGTTAAAAGACTTAAACAAATAGTTcccatttattataaataaattaaaaaaaaaaaagacttaaacaaatagaaatagtggtttatactttatactcCTCTGGGGCGTAAGCCTACCACACTTCACGACTCTCGCGTTTTCTCCAAACAGTCTTTGCTAGTTGAGCCATCCTTCATGTTGGCTGTATAAGTAGATATTCCCTCAAATTAGGCTATGGATTATAAGAACAAATGTAGTTAAATGAgattaaaaatgatatatacttttaataatatataagttACTATTTGTATTTGATAGCAAGTTTATATGTGCTTTACATAACTGAAGGTAACGCCGCATTGAGAATTCATATTAGCTTTCATGTTTAGCTCATCTAGATCATATCCCCATATTGTAAAGGTGGTCATGGAATTGAATGTTGTCGTGCTTTTTTCTTACATCatgttttaaataatttatcatttggcaattaattataaattaaagtGTACCCATAAAAATGCTACTACGGATGGGATGAGTCTAACAATATGAATGGAAAATAAACCTAAGtctgaaaaaattttaacaatattttaatatgtagTTATTATAGGAGTCAATGCCACTCTAGGGGATCAACATGTGagcttctttgttttttattcttataattcttttcattaaatttgTCTTCCCACAAATTGTTGGTTTTTGctaattttgtgattgatcACGACATAGATGAGTTTTGGATGTATTTAATTCGTATTATTTGagaatttattttgagtttaggAATGCGCTTTTCTAGGTTTACTAAAGTGCTAATTGCTAAGTACAActgtttaggaaaaaaaaaagtgctaagTAAAACTTGGATTATTATTTTGTCTATTGGAATGCATATTGCATGTGAagaagtgtatatatatatatatatatatatatatatatatagagagagagagagagagagagagagagagagaggttcaagttacacattttttaaaccattgaatttaagtagatccaacggttaaaaaaagacctttattattacaaatatttttattagaatctCATTAATTACCCTCACATATTACCTTCTAAACCTATCTCTAAACCCAACAAAAGAAAAcgtctgactctctctctctctacatttGGTGTTCAAGCAGTTTGTCTCTCCGtttgtctctctctccatttgTCTCCGTCTGACTCTCTACATTGCTCCTCCACCATTGTTCCACCTCCACAAGTTGccaccataaataaataaataaccaagcCGAATTGTTTCTATTTGTGAGTACTCTGTTTCTTGGATCACCATTATTTTAGCTCATAGCAATTGCAGAttggttctctctctttctctctcaaggTCAactgtttttcccttcttcttttttgtttatttattttaatgtaattctttatttgggttttgCTTTATTGATTCATTTGTTTGCTAAGAAAGTAGAATCCTTTCTTTTTGTGAGTACTCTATTTGGTATCAAAAGAAATCAAGCCGAACTGTTTCTATTAATTTGTTTGGtactttgtttctatttttcctttcttttctgttgATTCATTTGTTTGCTAAGAAAGTAGAATCCTAGAAATTGGTTGTTTTGGGTTTATGTTTTTTAGCTGGTTTGGTATCAAAAGAAATCAACTTGAAAGATTCAACTGTACTTGGTAAAGTGATTTTATTAGGCTTGGTTTTAGTTTTAATGGGTCtcaaataatatgaaaaaaacaaaagtttcaaactttaaatttttttttttttttaaattcccgCAATTTCTTGGGAACCAAACAACACTCGTTAGTGCCCTTTGTGATTGTAAAGTTTGGTGGGTGTCTAGTTCTTTTggttttcaattgtttttctgCAATTTACTAATGATTGGGTTGTCTATGTTTTTTACAGTATGACATTGTTTAGAGGATAATTAATGAGATAGATTATGATAGTTTCTTGAATAAGCAATGGAAtacctttgcaaaacacaagtTGTAACAAAATTATTGAAAGTGTAGATTAATAGTTATGATTTGAATTgataggaaacaaaaaaaatttataatctctATTCATGTGTTTGAGAAAGCCTGAAAATTTCTTGATTGTAAGATAGGGATTTCAACAAATTTCTTAGGTTGGAAAATCCATGgtgttcttttaaaaataacaatggAAAGATGTAGAAATAAGTTGAacctctttttttccttctagaTTACAAATTAGCACAATCAACATTCCATTAgagctctctccctctctaaaTGCTTGTGAAATCACTTCTATGCCAACCTTACTGTGGTTATATGCACAATTTTAACGATGATTACCAGTTAATAATACTCAAGTTGTTGGAAGTATGAAACTATTAGAATTTAGATCaaactgattttttatttttcctttaagctATTGGTTGGGCAGGATATGTGATGTTGTGGCTctaattagcttattttatactttataggaACTGGATTCAAGAATGTATTTTTGGTTATCTTTGATTGAATCTTCTCCTTTTGCATGTAGATAATTAAGGAAAATGGTGCTATGCTTTccttcaagacccaagaaattgTTGATGACTGTGGCATTCTTCGTCTCTGGTGTTGCTTTTTTTGCTGTTGGTGTGCATCTCTCTTATGTCAACATTGCCCCTCAACAAGCTCGAACTAAAGCTTGAAATAATTTCGTCAAAGAAAGATTGAGAAAGAAGTATGGGAAATGAAGAGTTCAGCTCACTGCTACTTGTCTAATTCATACACAAAGATTGAGAAAGAAGTATGGGAAATGAAGAGTTCAGCTCACTACTACTTGTCTAATTCATACACAATATTACATAGACTAAAATGAATGTGCAGCCATGCGGCCTTATTGTTCCATGTTATGGttcttgtatagcacacatttATAGTAAATCATTAATACCTGATGCAGGCAAGAAGTGCATTAGGATTAAGAAAACTTTCTTTATGAAATTGTAAAGGCAATTAGGCCAATgaattgctctctctctctctctcatcaaagTCAGATTATGAAGCACACACACCCACAATAAGTGGATAAAGTCTATCAAGTAGGAAGTAGTTGATCTCAAAACCAAGGATTGCAAGATTATTATgtcattgttaaaaaaaaaaggtatcaATGGGATGGACATCTTGTAAAAGCAATATCTAGGAGACACTTTTTGGTAACATCTTGTTCAGACCCTTTATTTGGCTTTGCTTTTCCCTACAATTACACCAATAGAAAAAATGCTAAGGACAATGATTGATGCAAGTCTTGTATTTAAACTGTCTTTTAAAGGCAGTGCAAAGCCTCCTTCAAGAAAGTTGCAACTCTGTTCTTGTGATCAATCGCTAAGAATATTGCAAAGCTGGACTATTGTGTGGCAAATGCTAGctgtttttccaaacaaaactTAAATGTTTGTTTGGATGAAGTTTCTTCTCCTTTGTTTTCTAGGaggaaaatgtcatttttcttattaattttctgTATGCTTTGCTTATCAGATTCTATGCTAAGATTTGGGAGGGAGCTATTCAATTTCTTTAACCTTTACAATTGGATGACCTCAAGTAGCAGTGAGGAATTTGGAAACATCATACACAATAGTACATAGATTAAAGGAGAGGTCTAAACTTCCAACCTTTTAGGTGTTGACAATGACAATTCATATCAGCAGAACTTTGTAAAGAATAGCATAAAAAGAACACCAAAAAAGTTTCCAATTCGATGAGCATCTATCTTTTAACCACGCATCACCGTACTTTTCAGACTATCACAGTTTTACAAATACTGCACAAAATTTTATGTCTAACAAAAGACCCCAAATAAATAGAACACATGAAGTACAAACAATCTGCCAGTAACAACACACTGCCAAGCAAATTTGGAAAATACAAAGAATTTCAATTCTCTATCTCATATGCCATTGAATCCCACATCTCAGCTATCAGCACACCATCTCTTCCGTCTTCCCAAAATATACTTGCaatatgtaaattttataactcaatGACGCACTAAACTATCTTGGAACACCATGACTAGACATTATCTTGCATTTCCTAACATAAGAGGATTCAGAGGCCATAAGACCCCAGTTAACAACCAGAGTGCACAACTGAATATATTACCATCGACACTAAACATATAGATCTGTATGGAAATATCCATAGCAAAActtgaaaatacaaaaaagcaGGACCCACAATAAAAGGACATGTTGGCTGGCCTGGCAAGCAAGAAGTATTCAGTGCCTTATTTCCtatgaaagagaaaataaaaccaCAAGCAAACAGCTATACAAATGCAGTGCAGTAAAATGCAGTAAACAGTACTGTAAACAGTGCAGAATCACTAATGCAGTAACTTAAAGCAGCTATACTACCTATTATTTAGAACCACAAACAAAGATAGATCATCCCTAAgaaattgttattaaaaaagCAAACACAAAGCTACAGGTACCCCCTCAAAACAAGAGATGAGCAGTAGAAAATCTGAAAAAATGAGGCATATATCCTTAAATAACAGTATTCCAACATAGTTCCTTAAAAACACACTGTTAATGACATTAAATTGAAGCAAAAAAAGAATTCCAACATAGgtccttaaaaaaacaaaacaaaaaccaaataaaactaTTTCATCATGATTAACATTATAGGTCCTTAAACGTAGTTCCTACAGCTACTTggactcaatatatatatatatatatatatataaattcgaCCAAGAAATGCTCATTTTGATCATACACATAGAacgctttatatatatatatatatatataataaaaaataaaaataaaaacccatcaCCAAAGAACAATGTAAGACCAAAAAAGAATATACCAGAAAAGAAACATAGAGTTCTGGAGAGAGTcagaccaaaaaagaaaaaaaaaccagagcactcacaacagaaaagaaaggaaaaatagaaacaaagtaCGAAACAGATTAATAGAAACAGTTCAACTTGATTTCTTTTGATACCAAACATAGTACTCATAAAAAGAAAGGATTCTACTTTCTTAGCAAACAAATGAATCAATAAAGCAAAACCTAGATAAAGaattacattaaaataaataaacaaacaaaaaaaggaaaaacagttgaccttgagagagaaagagagagaaccaaCCTACAATTGCTATGAGCTAAAATAATGGTGACCCAAGAAACAGAGTACTCACAAATAGAAACAATTcggcttggttttttttttttttttttcttctagcGACTACCTGTAGAGGTGGAACAATGGTGGATGAGCAATGTAGAGAGTCAGACGGAGACAAACGGAGAGAGAGTGAGACAAATGGAGAGACAAACGGCTTGAACACCAAacagagagagagcgagagagagagagacgtttTCTTTTGTCGGGTTTAGAGATAGGTTTAGAATGTAATAAATGAAGGTAATTAATGAAATTCTAATacaaatatttgtaataatgaaGGTCTTTTTTTAAtcgttggatctacttaaattcaatagtttaaaaaatatataactctaaactctttagagttataccaggtgtaacttgaactcatttcatatatatatatatatatatatatatgacttaatgaaaatatcacaTTGCGGAAGTAACTAATTAAAATAccacaaaatttggaaaattccTCTGAGTtggatttttctctctctctctcccttttttcctGGTTATATCAATACAAATTTGGTGAATTACCGATGATTGGATCATTTTAGAGCTGGTTGTTGATTTGGAACTTCTTCAGATTCATgtcttataagttataaccgTTATATCGATCATAATTGTATTTTACCCATTTGAATTAGATTGGTGCAACTGTTTCAATCGATTATTACATGGATTTTGgctaaagggaaaaattaaaCTCTACTGTTTCAATTGATTATTATATAATACCCCCtttgggaaaaaattatttgtggggACGGTAATGAAGATATCAATTTACAGAAGCCGCTAAAAAAATACCACAAAAATTGGAAAATCCCTCTAAGGTGggttttttatctcttttttctggttattgcaacaaaatttgttggtttgtggtGATATGCTTTTGGTGGGTTACCTATAATTGGATCATTTTGGAGCTagggtttggggtttggtttttCTAAGATAAAGGGGTTTCGGTAATAGAATACTCTATGCTAACGATGTTTtgcttattttaattttctttatattttcaatttaattgcTTTGCAACTTCctcaaattcatattttataattgttatttcATAATTGTGCTCACTTGAATtcatgcttcttcttttttttttttatgagaatactagaatttaattcaaaattcaaaaaggaGAATACATCATGAGCACACGCGTGCTCAATATGACTAGGGCACTCCTCTAGCCATGCTACATAGTTCTCAACACTAGCAGCATGTTGAGCCAACAAGTGGGCAGGGACATTTCCTTGCCTTTTGGTATGGGAAAAAGCAAAAGTTCTAAAGGCTTGTGCGAGGTTGAGCATTCCAGAGACAATATTTTGATCAGATGAAGACGCCTCACCTACTCCTTGGAGTGCATTGCAAATGCTCAGGGAATCCCCCTCAAACGTTACATCCCTGACCCCAACACCCCCAAGGGAAAAGCAAGCTTCTTGCTTTGAGCGGCAATCACCTCACCTGCCGAATCGCGTATTACCACCCCAATTCCCACCTGCTTCCTTCTTGAGGACACTGCACCATAAACATTCACTTTGTAACAACCCAGTTGTGGAGGGCACCATTTTATCTCATTTGGAGACGATTCTCTAGTGAATTGTGGTCTTTCATTCGCTATCTAGAACTCATCCAACACCCTTGACGAACTCCTCACAATAGCTTTTCCATTTCTACGAATGTCACCATGTCTTACCTCATTTCGATTTTTCCATATCCCCCAACATATTACAGTAGTACGTTCCACCAAACCTAGGCATGATTCCGTCCACCTTTGTAGTTGCCACATCACATCCATAAATTTCCACGATGGGTGGATTTCAAAAGGCATGATCAGCTATTGTTTCAATTGATTATTACACGGATTTTGGCTAAGGCTTCATTTGTTTCAAActaaaacattttccaaaaactcTTCTTTATCACTTGCATATTTTTTGAGTGGCTGAAAAACTTATTAgccaaatttaaatatattttccttGACCAGGAAAACAAAAACCCTCTTTgaggttaaaaaaattttacatattcaaccataagagaataaaaaccacaaaaatacaataaatgtcccaaaaattaattttcaaaccAACCTGAATATATTCTCAAAACCtccaaaatacaattaaaacattcaaaatgaccaaaaatgcACTTGAAATctccaaaatgacaaaaatatccTCGAAATACaatcaaaaacttcaaaatatCCTTGACAcctttaaaattaccaaattacccttgGAATCTCTAAAACGGCAAAAATTCCTccttaaaactttttaaatgatcaaaataccatGTCTTCGTCAAAAATGATATACATATCCCTAAAACCTCCAAAATACCTTTACATCCTCTAATTCAGTTGAAATACCatcaaaaatgacaaaattcctcccaaaaagaatcaaaatgataaaaataccTCTTGAAACATCTAAAATGACAATAGTAGCTTCAAAACTTCGAAAATACCTTTAAGCTTTTAAAAGTCACATAAAAACAACTTTCAAGTGTCATTTTTGAGCTTTCAAGTCTTTATAATTATGCTTGTCAATGCATAGTCTTAGTTGATAGGTTTCTAttagtgttttatttatgtattttatttagcTTTGCTATTGCATTCTTATGTTTTGATTGTTCTtattcatgtaattttcaagaattttattttaatttttctttttttaatttgatttagttgctttgtattaatatttcaatgtgataaattaaagtttttatttcctatcaatttagaaatataGGGAATTAATGAATTATCATATGAGTCAAACACTAGAAATTGGTTTTCAAAGCATTTTCATGAACACCAAACACtgaataacaaaaaatattcattGAAAATGCTTTCAAGTAAAAACATTGATCAATTCCTGAGTTGTTTCTCTGAATAACTTGAAATGAGAGACAAGATATATCAACTGAGTGGTATGATagtttgctttcttttttattttttggtatttggaaTTATATTTTAgctttatataatttttcttgtttCATAACTAATCAaggtaaattttctttttgtaggcAAATTTGATGGTCATGCctatctgatttttttattttttattttggaattttaggccaaaatttcatttttcaggccatgattgaaaatttgaaacccACGACCATgtcataaaaaagtaataataaaaacacaTGCACATGGAAGACCCACAGGCAAAGGTAATGCAAAAAGGCTATTCTACGTTTTAGTGAAGATTTTctaatataataacaataaaaatttaaataaaaaaatataaaaagaagaagaagaagttgtatATAGTTAATAATTGGCCTATGAAATGAACTTGGATTGCCAAACTTGCTCAATCCTATCCTTTGTATTTTCTTAAAGTCCAAAAATAAGCTCGGTTTGTTCAAGCATATCGCATAGCTCAAGTTATAGAGTCCCTTTCGCTTTTTCCTAAAACAAAATGAAGAGTCAGTAGCGTGAACTAAAACAAAATGTAGAGTCAGTAACGTGAAGGCAAAAAATTGTTGAGCTTCACGTAAACTCGTAAAGATAGATGATAGATATATATGGCATTCCCTACTTAATCTCATATCAGAAATTTGAAACCCAAACCTGTGATCGAGTCTCCAATCTTTGAGTTTTGTAATACAAATAGAGCAGAACCACCGATGATGTCCCAGCATCTCCCGGAATACGACATCCTGACTCGGCTACCAGTGAAATCTATATTCCGATTCAGGTGTGTTTCCAAATCTTGGAACTCCATATTCACCAACCCTATTTTCATTACCGCACACTTTAACTTCAACCTAGCCAAATCTTTATCAAATAACAGTCACAATGGTTTTCTCCTATATAcacataaaatttcatataatatCAAAGAATTGCGGACAGTTATTTGCAATAGTGACCACACCTTGACCCACGTATCGAGCTTTCAAATCCCGTCTTTTGAATTTCACATTCATAACCGAGTAATTGGCTTTTGTAAAGGTTTGTTTTGTCTCACTAGTTATATGGGCAATTCttattggaaaatatatttgtgGAATCCAAGCATTAGAAAAATTACCATAGCTGGTACTACGAATAACAATGCCTTGTCTAATGTCACCCTTGGATTTGCATATCATCCTCAAAACAATGATTTCAAGATTCTAAGACTTGTGTCTTATCCATGCAAAAAGAAAGCGCCAGCTGAGGTTCAGGTTTACACATTGAGTACGGCTTCGTGGAGAAGGTTTGTAATTCCAGACTCATTAAGTGTATCATCTATTTGGGTTATATCTGAATCaccctctctattttttaaTGGAGCTTTGCACTTTCTAGCATTAATTGGCACCCAGAACGATATTTTTAACAGATTCATATTGACCTTTGATGTGGATGAGGAGAGATTTCATGAGATAATGTTGCCTCCAAACTATTTAAGCGAAAAATATGTGCGACATACTAAATGTCTTACCGTGTTCAAGGGATTGCTGGCTTTGATTGTTTTCAATTGCGAAACTGAGCAAACTGACATATGCCACATATGGGTCATGAGGGAGTATGGTGTGGTCGAGTCTTGGACTAAAATAAGTGTACCAATCGAAGGAGTTGCC encodes:
- the LOC115988561 gene encoding F-box/kelch-repeat protein At3g23880-like; translated protein: MMSQHLPEYDILTRLPVKSIFRFRCVSKSWNSIFTNPIFITAHFNFNLAKSLSNNSHNGFLLYTHKISYNIKELRTVICNSDHTLTHVSSFQIPSFEFHIHNRVIGFCKGLFCLTSYMGNSYWKIYLWNPSIRKITIAGTTNNNALSNVTLGFAYHPQNNDFKILRLVSYPCKKKAPAEVQVYTLSTASWRRFVIPDSLSVSSIWVISESPSLFFNGALHFLALIGTQNDIFNRFILTFDVDEERFHEIMLPPNYLSEKYVRHTKCLTVFKGLLALIVFNCETEQTDICHIWVMREYGVVESWTKISVPIEGVARFFGCTVKGELVMGKRSPSQIFSFDPESLNEEILAIPAAKDVIYTDYFAESLNLLDRLNAKDY